Proteins found in one Apostichopus japonicus isolate 1M-3 chromosome 16, ASM3797524v1, whole genome shotgun sequence genomic segment:
- the LOC139982390 gene encoding uncharacterized protein isoform X3, protein MVLTHKFTRISKMKIALSLLFLILVTENSAVTNDAEEGYDISSETNELPYACGSKGICRCNETRKGYSVDCSRRKLHNLSLVIPSNVTFANFSRNNLSLIPKDTFRLTTSLNLLNISRNKISELHEETFYDTTQLTALHINYNVLTKLPTTIFKKLIHLSLLDLSYNNLKSLPKGLFDNTTSLKLLYINDNLLTQLPKNIFQKLVHLSTLRLCYNNIKELSEDIFNGNSNLKELDLSYNSLTSLPNGIFDNTTKLKFVSICNTQITHLPPDCFRQIEALKVLKLHENELTTFSKSMFAKNISLTHLDLCDNNIARPTADFFPETKRLYLSNNKIETLSNTSLLGLNLVHHITFYGNNLSSLPAGLFATINLTFSLDLSNNSLSIIPRGLFSAYGGNHGLLILQLHRNNLTFLWNDTFQGLGSLAYLVLNRNLIHSIAERAFLGTNLTCLYLVANNISNVSNNSFALENIHIHLYKNKILNISQVALNGVGNGSTLYMNCNQLGRLPLSTNDNIICVNDETFPSLEFPSKGTFALLVSSYEKQGFECQNIGKGMSECRPCPTGTLGGGFRKKCRGCPKGGFYQDEIGSIECKTCNDGNFVEKGSGSSLVQCKVCPEGTDKNVSAGYRACVCKQNYARKHRFGECFLCIADGLNCSEDYISILPGFYWNWSFPNTKPDQYLKFVKNLETKTDDYDNTTMQYGYSMPFVYRCPRNRSCDSKDGLPMYGNDNCAAGYTGWMCTKCRSGYYSVLSSCHPCPSKLWVLVVFLFVVLSCVALLSFIVWKKNKISNQRSVIDKLSSRIKIVLGFYQVIGDLFETFHNVQWQGPLLIFGEFLSMVVADFFQVFVRPQCINEQFEINPLLQFTIVLIFPVALVITYLYLSCTVYFISKCGFFSLTLRQRAKQTVSKLFTLVVLVLFVTYTPTCNSIFAVYPAACSTFKLYSVGNESITLLRADYGINCKDLDSYHVAAYIATAVYVVGFPLSLFILLRKYHSKGKQATTYADFDCSYGGSIDETTPLVTGTERRKYDSPVWFSFLCENYKSQFWYWEVIELTRKVTQTVMVTLLGWHNSLTQLSTIGMSVLFLTLHAKYSPMKNKFEQRLQFFSLAAIFINIMIVSVRVSSEYGTAIYTGLFVLDIFIIFIVSAEALLLIIRFLARNFKRSNSD, encoded by the exons ATGGTTCTCACTCATAAATTCACCAG AATCTCTAAAATGAAGATTGCCTTGAGTCTGTTATTTCTGATATTGGTGACGGAAAATAGTGCCGTGACTAACGACGCAGAAGAAGGCTACGATATATCGTCTGAAACCAATG AACTACCATATGCTTGCGGTTCCAAAGGAATCTGTAGATGTAACGAAACGAGGAAAGGTTACAGTGTTGATTGTTCTAGAAGAAAACTGCATAACTTGTCACTGGTTATTCCATCAAATGTTACATTTGC TAACTTCTCAAGAAACAACCTCAGTTTGATTCCAAAGGACACCTTTAGATTGACCACTTCTCTAAATTTGTT aaatatttcaagaaacaaGATATCAGAGCTTCACGAGGAAACATTCTATGACACAACCCAGCTAACAGCCTT aCATATCAACTACAACGTCTTGACGAAATTACCcacaacaattttcaagaaacttATACATTTGTCTTTGTT GGATTTGTCGTATAACAACCTGAAGAGTCTACCGAAAGGACTTTTTGATAACACTACAAGCTTGAAATTGTT ATATATCAACGACAACCTCTTGACGCAATTACCCAAAaacattttccagaaacttgtACATTTGTCTACCTT GAGGTTGTGTTATAACAACATCAAAGAGCTCTCAGAAGACATCTTCAATGGAAATTCGAACCTTAAAGAACT GGATTTGTCGTATAACAGTCTGACGAGTCTACCGAATGGAATTTTTGATAACActacaaaattgaaatttgt GTCAATTTGCAACACCCAAATAACACATCTCCCGCCGGACTGTTTTCGACAAATTGAAGCTTTGAAAGTTTT AAAACTACATGAAAATGAATTGACAACATTTTCGAAATCTATGTTTGCTAAAAATATTTCGTTAACACACTT AGATTTGTGTGATAACAATATAGCACGACCAACTGCGGACTTCTTCCCCGAGACtaaaagatt ATACCTTTCaaacaataaaattgaaactCTATCGAATACCTCATTGCTTGGTTTGAACCTTGTTCACCACAT AACCTTTTATGGAAACAATCTTTCATCTCTTCCCGCCGGGCTGTTCGCGACAATCAACTTGACATTCAGTTT GGACTTGTCGAACAATAGTCTATCGATAATTCCGAGGGGACTCTTCAGTGCTTACGGTGGAAATCACGGGCTGTTGATATTACAACTGCATAGAAATAATCTTACTTTTCTATGGAATGATACTTTCCAGGGATTAGGCAGTTTAGCATACCT AGTTCTTAACAGGAACCTAATTCATTCCATCGCAGAACGAGCCTTTTTGGGCACAAATCTCACATGTTT ATACCTGGTTGCGAATAACATCTCGAATGTTTCCAACAACTCGTTTGCTCTCGAAAACATTCATAT CCACTTGTACAAGAACAAGATCCTGAATATTTCCCAAGTAGCGCTGAACGGAGTTGGAAATGGAAGCACCTT ATATATGAACTGCAACCAACTAGGGAGACTACCTTTGTCTACAAACGACAATAT CATATGTGTCAACGATGAAACTTTTCCCTCTTTGGAATTTCCTTCGAAAGGTACTTTTGCATTGTTAGTGTCATCCTATGAGAAGCAAGGCTTCGAAtgccaaaatattggtaaaggCATGAGTGAATGTAGACCATGTCCAACGGGTACACTTGGTGGAGGATTTCGCAAGAAGTGTAGAGGCTGTCCGAAAG GTGGATTTTACCAAGACGAAATAGGAAGCATTGAATGCAAAACCTGTAACGATGGAAATTTTGTAGAAAAAGGCAGCGGTTCTTCTTTAGTCCAATGCAAAGTTTGCCCTGAAGGAACGGACAAAAATGTATCCGCTGGCTATCGAGCTTGTGTATGTAAACAAAATTACGCTCGAAAGCATCGGTTTGGggaatgttttctttgtattgCCGACGGCTTAAATTGTTCTGAAGATTACATATCAATTTTACCCGGCTTTTACTGGAACTGGTCTTTTCCGAATACAAAACCAGATCAGTACTTGAAATTTGTGAAGAATCTAGAAACTAAGACCGACGACTATGATAACACAACGATGCAGTATGGATACTCTATGCCGTTTGTTTATCGTTGTCCTCGAAATAGGAGTTGTGACAGTAAAGACGGTCTTCCAATGTATGGTAACGACAACTGTGCTGCTGGTTACACCGGTTGGATGTGTACCAAATGTCGATCGGGATATTATTCGGTTCTGAGTTCCTGTCATCCTTGTCCCAGTAAATTATGGGTGCTGGTAGTGTTCCTTTTTGTTGTTCTCTCGTGCGTTGCTCTACTTTCGTTCATTGTCTGGAAGAAAAACAAGATAAGCAACCAAAGATCTGTGATTGACAAGCTATCGTCAAGAATAAAGATTGTTCTCGGCTTTTATCAAGTGATTGGTGATTTATTCGAGACTTTCCACAACGTACAATGGCAAGGTCCTCTATTAATTTTCGGTGAATTTCTATCAATGGTAGTTGCAGATTTCTTTCAAGTCTTTGTTCGTCCTCAATGCATCAATGAACAATTTGAGATAAATCCTTTGCTTCAGTTTACAATTGTTCTAATATTTCCAGTTGCATTAGTCATCACGTACCTTTATCTAAGTTGTACAGTCTATTTCATATCAAAGTGCGGATTCTTCTCACTCACTCTTCGACAAAGGGCCAAACAGACAGTTTCAAAGCTGTTCACCTTAGTTGTCCTTGTGCTGTTTGTGACGTACACACCAACTTGCAATTCCATTTTCGCGGTATACCCAGCAGCGTGCTCTACGTTCAAATTATACAGCGTCGGCAATGAGTCCATAACTCTTCTTCGAGCAGATTACGGCATCAATTGTAAAGATCTTGACTCCTATCATGTTGCGGCATACATTGCTACAGCGGTGTACGTTGTTGGGTTTCCATTGTCGCTGTTCATTTTGCTACGAAAATATCATTCCAAAGGCAAACAGGCTACAACTTATGCCGATTTCGATTGCAGTTATGGTGGCTCTATTGACGAAACCACTCCACTGGTCACCGGGACCGAAAGGAGAAAATATGACTCCCCAGTTTGGTTCAGTTTTCTCTGTGAGAATTACAAGAGTCAGTTTTGGTACTGGGAGGTCATTGAGTTGACCAGGAAGGTCACACAGACTGTGATGGTTACACTGCTTGGATGGCATAACTCATTGACACAGCTCTcaaccatcgggatgtcggttCTGTTTCTGACtcttcatgctaaatacagtccaatgaaaaacaaatttgaacagaGGTTACAG tttttttctttggctgcgatatttataaatatcatgATTGTGTCTGTACGAGTGAGCTCCGAATACGGTACAGCAATATATACTGGTCTCTTTGTTCTCgatatttttatcatatttatcgtcTCAG CTGAGGCACTCCTTCTAATCATCCGATTCCTCGCTCGAAACTTTAAACGTTCTAACAGTGATTAA
- the LOC139982390 gene encoding uncharacterized protein isoform X1 codes for MVLTHKFTRISKMKIALSLLFLILVTENSAVTNDAEEGYDISSETNELPYACGSKGICRCNETRKGYSVDCSRRKLHNLSLVIPSNVTFANFSRNNLSLIPKDTFRLTTSLNLLNISRNKISELHEETFYDTTQLTALHINYNVLTKLPTTIFKKLIHLSLLDLSYNNLKSLPKGLFDNTTSLKLLYINDNLLTQLPKNIFQKLVHLSTLRLCYNNIKELSEDIFNGNSNLKELDLSYNSLTSLPNGIFDNTTKLKFVSICNTQITHLPPDCFRQIEALKVLKLHENELTTFSKSMFAKNISLTHLDLCDNNIARPTADFFPETKRFLHTGRHVSISQKSERHVSNNILQTLCALVYLLLLLQLSLSNFYQTHLFFDRYLSNNKIETLSNTSLLGLNLVHHITFYGNNLSSLPAGLFATINLTFSLDLSNNSLSIIPRGLFSAYGGNHGLLILQLHRNNLTFLWNDTFQGLGSLAYLVLNRNLIHSIAERAFLGTNLTCLYLVANNISNVSNNSFALENIHIHLYKNKILNISQVALNGVGNGSTLYMNCNQLGRLPLSTNDNIICVNDETFPSLEFPSKGTFALLVSSYEKQGFECQNIGKGMSECRPCPTGTLGGGFRKKCRGCPKGGFYQDEIGSIECKTCNDGNFVEKGSGSSLVQCKVCPEGTDKNVSAGYRACVCKQNYARKHRFGECFLCIADGLNCSEDYISILPGFYWNWSFPNTKPDQYLKFVKNLETKTDDYDNTTMQYGYSMPFVYRCPRNRSCDSKDGLPMYGNDNCAAGYTGWMCTKCRSGYYSVLSSCHPCPSKLWVLVVFLFVVLSCVALLSFIVWKKNKISNQRSVIDKLSSRIKIVLGFYQVIGDLFETFHNVQWQGPLLIFGEFLSMVVADFFQVFVRPQCINEQFEINPLLQFTIVLIFPVALVITYLYLSCTVYFISKCGFFSLTLRQRAKQTVSKLFTLVVLVLFVTYTPTCNSIFAVYPAACSTFKLYSVGNESITLLRADYGINCKDLDSYHVAAYIATAVYVVGFPLSLFILLRKYHSKGKQATTYADFDCSYGGSIDETTPLVTGTERRKYDSPVWFSFLCENYKSQFWYWEVIELTRKVTQTVMVTLLGWHNSLTQLSTIGMSVLFLTLHAKYSPMKNKFEQRLQFFSLAAIFINIMIVSVRVSSEYGTAIYTGLFVLDIFIIFIVSAEALLLIIRFLARNFKRSNSD; via the exons ATGGTTCTCACTCATAAATTCACCAG AATCTCTAAAATGAAGATTGCCTTGAGTCTGTTATTTCTGATATTGGTGACGGAAAATAGTGCCGTGACTAACGACGCAGAAGAAGGCTACGATATATCGTCTGAAACCAATG AACTACCATATGCTTGCGGTTCCAAAGGAATCTGTAGATGTAACGAAACGAGGAAAGGTTACAGTGTTGATTGTTCTAGAAGAAAACTGCATAACTTGTCACTGGTTATTCCATCAAATGTTACATTTGC TAACTTCTCAAGAAACAACCTCAGTTTGATTCCAAAGGACACCTTTAGATTGACCACTTCTCTAAATTTGTT aaatatttcaagaaacaaGATATCAGAGCTTCACGAGGAAACATTCTATGACACAACCCAGCTAACAGCCTT aCATATCAACTACAACGTCTTGACGAAATTACCcacaacaattttcaagaaacttATACATTTGTCTTTGTT GGATTTGTCGTATAACAACCTGAAGAGTCTACCGAAAGGACTTTTTGATAACACTACAAGCTTGAAATTGTT ATATATCAACGACAACCTCTTGACGCAATTACCCAAAaacattttccagaaacttgtACATTTGTCTACCTT GAGGTTGTGTTATAACAACATCAAAGAGCTCTCAGAAGACATCTTCAATGGAAATTCGAACCTTAAAGAACT GGATTTGTCGTATAACAGTCTGACGAGTCTACCGAATGGAATTTTTGATAACActacaaaattgaaatttgt GTCAATTTGCAACACCCAAATAACACATCTCCCGCCGGACTGTTTTCGACAAATTGAAGCTTTGAAAGTTTT AAAACTACATGAAAATGAATTGACAACATTTTCGAAATCTATGTTTGCTAAAAATATTTCGTTAACACACTT AGATTTGTGTGATAACAATATAGCACGACCAACTGCGGACTTCTTCCCCGAGACtaaaagatt CCTACATACCGGAAGGCATGTTTCAATCTCTCAAAAATCTGAGCGACATGTGAGTAATAATATCTTACAAACTCTTTGTGCACTTGTTTACTTATTGCTGCTGCTGCAATTATCTTTATCTAACTTTTACCAAACACATTTGTTTTTCGACAGATACCTTTCaaacaataaaattgaaactCTATCGAATACCTCATTGCTTGGTTTGAACCTTGTTCACCACAT AACCTTTTATGGAAACAATCTTTCATCTCTTCCCGCCGGGCTGTTCGCGACAATCAACTTGACATTCAGTTT GGACTTGTCGAACAATAGTCTATCGATAATTCCGAGGGGACTCTTCAGTGCTTACGGTGGAAATCACGGGCTGTTGATATTACAACTGCATAGAAATAATCTTACTTTTCTATGGAATGATACTTTCCAGGGATTAGGCAGTTTAGCATACCT AGTTCTTAACAGGAACCTAATTCATTCCATCGCAGAACGAGCCTTTTTGGGCACAAATCTCACATGTTT ATACCTGGTTGCGAATAACATCTCGAATGTTTCCAACAACTCGTTTGCTCTCGAAAACATTCATAT CCACTTGTACAAGAACAAGATCCTGAATATTTCCCAAGTAGCGCTGAACGGAGTTGGAAATGGAAGCACCTT ATATATGAACTGCAACCAACTAGGGAGACTACCTTTGTCTACAAACGACAATAT CATATGTGTCAACGATGAAACTTTTCCCTCTTTGGAATTTCCTTCGAAAGGTACTTTTGCATTGTTAGTGTCATCCTATGAGAAGCAAGGCTTCGAAtgccaaaatattggtaaaggCATGAGTGAATGTAGACCATGTCCAACGGGTACACTTGGTGGAGGATTTCGCAAGAAGTGTAGAGGCTGTCCGAAAG GTGGATTTTACCAAGACGAAATAGGAAGCATTGAATGCAAAACCTGTAACGATGGAAATTTTGTAGAAAAAGGCAGCGGTTCTTCTTTAGTCCAATGCAAAGTTTGCCCTGAAGGAACGGACAAAAATGTATCCGCTGGCTATCGAGCTTGTGTATGTAAACAAAATTACGCTCGAAAGCATCGGTTTGGggaatgttttctttgtattgCCGACGGCTTAAATTGTTCTGAAGATTACATATCAATTTTACCCGGCTTTTACTGGAACTGGTCTTTTCCGAATACAAAACCAGATCAGTACTTGAAATTTGTGAAGAATCTAGAAACTAAGACCGACGACTATGATAACACAACGATGCAGTATGGATACTCTATGCCGTTTGTTTATCGTTGTCCTCGAAATAGGAGTTGTGACAGTAAAGACGGTCTTCCAATGTATGGTAACGACAACTGTGCTGCTGGTTACACCGGTTGGATGTGTACCAAATGTCGATCGGGATATTATTCGGTTCTGAGTTCCTGTCATCCTTGTCCCAGTAAATTATGGGTGCTGGTAGTGTTCCTTTTTGTTGTTCTCTCGTGCGTTGCTCTACTTTCGTTCATTGTCTGGAAGAAAAACAAGATAAGCAACCAAAGATCTGTGATTGACAAGCTATCGTCAAGAATAAAGATTGTTCTCGGCTTTTATCAAGTGATTGGTGATTTATTCGAGACTTTCCACAACGTACAATGGCAAGGTCCTCTATTAATTTTCGGTGAATTTCTATCAATGGTAGTTGCAGATTTCTTTCAAGTCTTTGTTCGTCCTCAATGCATCAATGAACAATTTGAGATAAATCCTTTGCTTCAGTTTACAATTGTTCTAATATTTCCAGTTGCATTAGTCATCACGTACCTTTATCTAAGTTGTACAGTCTATTTCATATCAAAGTGCGGATTCTTCTCACTCACTCTTCGACAAAGGGCCAAACAGACAGTTTCAAAGCTGTTCACCTTAGTTGTCCTTGTGCTGTTTGTGACGTACACACCAACTTGCAATTCCATTTTCGCGGTATACCCAGCAGCGTGCTCTACGTTCAAATTATACAGCGTCGGCAATGAGTCCATAACTCTTCTTCGAGCAGATTACGGCATCAATTGTAAAGATCTTGACTCCTATCATGTTGCGGCATACATTGCTACAGCGGTGTACGTTGTTGGGTTTCCATTGTCGCTGTTCATTTTGCTACGAAAATATCATTCCAAAGGCAAACAGGCTACAACTTATGCCGATTTCGATTGCAGTTATGGTGGCTCTATTGACGAAACCACTCCACTGGTCACCGGGACCGAAAGGAGAAAATATGACTCCCCAGTTTGGTTCAGTTTTCTCTGTGAGAATTACAAGAGTCAGTTTTGGTACTGGGAGGTCATTGAGTTGACCAGGAAGGTCACACAGACTGTGATGGTTACACTGCTTGGATGGCATAACTCATTGACACAGCTCTcaaccatcgggatgtcggttCTGTTTCTGACtcttcatgctaaatacagtccaatgaaaaacaaatttgaacagaGGTTACAG tttttttctttggctgcgatatttataaatatcatgATTGTGTCTGTACGAGTGAGCTCCGAATACGGTACAGCAATATATACTGGTCTCTTTGTTCTCgatatttttatcatatttatcgtcTCAG CTGAGGCACTCCTTCTAATCATCCGATTCCTCGCTCGAAACTTTAAACGTTCTAACAGTGATTAA
- the LOC139982390 gene encoding uncharacterized protein isoform X2, which yields MKIALSLLFLILVTENSAVTNDAEEGYDISSETNELPYACGSKGICRCNETRKGYSVDCSRRKLHNLSLVIPSNVTFANFSRNNLSLIPKDTFRLTTSLNLLNISRNKISELHEETFYDTTQLTALHINYNVLTKLPTTIFKKLIHLSLLDLSYNNLKSLPKGLFDNTTSLKLLYINDNLLTQLPKNIFQKLVHLSTLRLCYNNIKELSEDIFNGNSNLKELDLSYNSLTSLPNGIFDNTTKLKFVSICNTQITHLPPDCFRQIEALKVLKLHENELTTFSKSMFAKNISLTHLDLCDNNIARPTADFFPETKRFLHTGRHVSISQKSERHVSNNILQTLCALVYLLLLLQLSLSNFYQTHLFFDRYLSNNKIETLSNTSLLGLNLVHHITFYGNNLSSLPAGLFATINLTFSLDLSNNSLSIIPRGLFSAYGGNHGLLILQLHRNNLTFLWNDTFQGLGSLAYLVLNRNLIHSIAERAFLGTNLTCLYLVANNISNVSNNSFALENIHIHLYKNKILNISQVALNGVGNGSTLYMNCNQLGRLPLSTNDNIICVNDETFPSLEFPSKGTFALLVSSYEKQGFECQNIGKGMSECRPCPTGTLGGGFRKKCRGCPKGGFYQDEIGSIECKTCNDGNFVEKGSGSSLVQCKVCPEGTDKNVSAGYRACVCKQNYARKHRFGECFLCIADGLNCSEDYISILPGFYWNWSFPNTKPDQYLKFVKNLETKTDDYDNTTMQYGYSMPFVYRCPRNRSCDSKDGLPMYGNDNCAAGYTGWMCTKCRSGYYSVLSSCHPCPSKLWVLVVFLFVVLSCVALLSFIVWKKNKISNQRSVIDKLSSRIKIVLGFYQVIGDLFETFHNVQWQGPLLIFGEFLSMVVADFFQVFVRPQCINEQFEINPLLQFTIVLIFPVALVITYLYLSCTVYFISKCGFFSLTLRQRAKQTVSKLFTLVVLVLFVTYTPTCNSIFAVYPAACSTFKLYSVGNESITLLRADYGINCKDLDSYHVAAYIATAVYVVGFPLSLFILLRKYHSKGKQATTYADFDCSYGGSIDETTPLVTGTERRKYDSPVWFSFLCENYKSQFWYWEVIELTRKVTQTVMVTLLGWHNSLTQLSTIGMSVLFLTLHAKYSPMKNKFEQRLQFFSLAAIFINIMIVSVRVSSEYGTAIYTGLFVLDIFIIFIVSAEALLLIIRFLARNFKRSNSD from the exons ATGAAGATTGCCTTGAGTCTGTTATTTCTGATATTGGTGACGGAAAATAGTGCCGTGACTAACGACGCAGAAGAAGGCTACGATATATCGTCTGAAACCAATG AACTACCATATGCTTGCGGTTCCAAAGGAATCTGTAGATGTAACGAAACGAGGAAAGGTTACAGTGTTGATTGTTCTAGAAGAAAACTGCATAACTTGTCACTGGTTATTCCATCAAATGTTACATTTGC TAACTTCTCAAGAAACAACCTCAGTTTGATTCCAAAGGACACCTTTAGATTGACCACTTCTCTAAATTTGTT aaatatttcaagaaacaaGATATCAGAGCTTCACGAGGAAACATTCTATGACACAACCCAGCTAACAGCCTT aCATATCAACTACAACGTCTTGACGAAATTACCcacaacaattttcaagaaacttATACATTTGTCTTTGTT GGATTTGTCGTATAACAACCTGAAGAGTCTACCGAAAGGACTTTTTGATAACACTACAAGCTTGAAATTGTT ATATATCAACGACAACCTCTTGACGCAATTACCCAAAaacattttccagaaacttgtACATTTGTCTACCTT GAGGTTGTGTTATAACAACATCAAAGAGCTCTCAGAAGACATCTTCAATGGAAATTCGAACCTTAAAGAACT GGATTTGTCGTATAACAGTCTGACGAGTCTACCGAATGGAATTTTTGATAACActacaaaattgaaatttgt GTCAATTTGCAACACCCAAATAACACATCTCCCGCCGGACTGTTTTCGACAAATTGAAGCTTTGAAAGTTTT AAAACTACATGAAAATGAATTGACAACATTTTCGAAATCTATGTTTGCTAAAAATATTTCGTTAACACACTT AGATTTGTGTGATAACAATATAGCACGACCAACTGCGGACTTCTTCCCCGAGACtaaaagatt CCTACATACCGGAAGGCATGTTTCAATCTCTCAAAAATCTGAGCGACATGTGAGTAATAATATCTTACAAACTCTTTGTGCACTTGTTTACTTATTGCTGCTGCTGCAATTATCTTTATCTAACTTTTACCAAACACATTTGTTTTTCGACAGATACCTTTCaaacaataaaattgaaactCTATCGAATACCTCATTGCTTGGTTTGAACCTTGTTCACCACAT AACCTTTTATGGAAACAATCTTTCATCTCTTCCCGCCGGGCTGTTCGCGACAATCAACTTGACATTCAGTTT GGACTTGTCGAACAATAGTCTATCGATAATTCCGAGGGGACTCTTCAGTGCTTACGGTGGAAATCACGGGCTGTTGATATTACAACTGCATAGAAATAATCTTACTTTTCTATGGAATGATACTTTCCAGGGATTAGGCAGTTTAGCATACCT AGTTCTTAACAGGAACCTAATTCATTCCATCGCAGAACGAGCCTTTTTGGGCACAAATCTCACATGTTT ATACCTGGTTGCGAATAACATCTCGAATGTTTCCAACAACTCGTTTGCTCTCGAAAACATTCATAT CCACTTGTACAAGAACAAGATCCTGAATATTTCCCAAGTAGCGCTGAACGGAGTTGGAAATGGAAGCACCTT ATATATGAACTGCAACCAACTAGGGAGACTACCTTTGTCTACAAACGACAATAT CATATGTGTCAACGATGAAACTTTTCCCTCTTTGGAATTTCCTTCGAAAGGTACTTTTGCATTGTTAGTGTCATCCTATGAGAAGCAAGGCTTCGAAtgccaaaatattggtaaaggCATGAGTGAATGTAGACCATGTCCAACGGGTACACTTGGTGGAGGATTTCGCAAGAAGTGTAGAGGCTGTCCGAAAG GTGGATTTTACCAAGACGAAATAGGAAGCATTGAATGCAAAACCTGTAACGATGGAAATTTTGTAGAAAAAGGCAGCGGTTCTTCTTTAGTCCAATGCAAAGTTTGCCCTGAAGGAACGGACAAAAATGTATCCGCTGGCTATCGAGCTTGTGTATGTAAACAAAATTACGCTCGAAAGCATCGGTTTGGggaatgttttctttgtattgCCGACGGCTTAAATTGTTCTGAAGATTACATATCAATTTTACCCGGCTTTTACTGGAACTGGTCTTTTCCGAATACAAAACCAGATCAGTACTTGAAATTTGTGAAGAATCTAGAAACTAAGACCGACGACTATGATAACACAACGATGCAGTATGGATACTCTATGCCGTTTGTTTATCGTTGTCCTCGAAATAGGAGTTGTGACAGTAAAGACGGTCTTCCAATGTATGGTAACGACAACTGTGCTGCTGGTTACACCGGTTGGATGTGTACCAAATGTCGATCGGGATATTATTCGGTTCTGAGTTCCTGTCATCCTTGTCCCAGTAAATTATGGGTGCTGGTAGTGTTCCTTTTTGTTGTTCTCTCGTGCGTTGCTCTACTTTCGTTCATTGTCTGGAAGAAAAACAAGATAAGCAACCAAAGATCTGTGATTGACAAGCTATCGTCAAGAATAAAGATTGTTCTCGGCTTTTATCAAGTGATTGGTGATTTATTCGAGACTTTCCACAACGTACAATGGCAAGGTCCTCTATTAATTTTCGGTGAATTTCTATCAATGGTAGTTGCAGATTTCTTTCAAGTCTTTGTTCGTCCTCAATGCATCAATGAACAATTTGAGATAAATCCTTTGCTTCAGTTTACAATTGTTCTAATATTTCCAGTTGCATTAGTCATCACGTACCTTTATCTAAGTTGTACAGTCTATTTCATATCAAAGTGCGGATTCTTCTCACTCACTCTTCGACAAAGGGCCAAACAGACAGTTTCAAAGCTGTTCACCTTAGTTGTCCTTGTGCTGTTTGTGACGTACACACCAACTTGCAATTCCATTTTCGCGGTATACCCAGCAGCGTGCTCTACGTTCAAATTATACAGCGTCGGCAATGAGTCCATAACTCTTCTTCGAGCAGATTACGGCATCAATTGTAAAGATCTTGACTCCTATCATGTTGCGGCATACATTGCTACAGCGGTGTACGTTGTTGGGTTTCCATTGTCGCTGTTCATTTTGCTACGAAAATATCATTCCAAAGGCAAACAGGCTACAACTTATGCCGATTTCGATTGCAGTTATGGTGGCTCTATTGACGAAACCACTCCACTGGTCACCGGGACCGAAAGGAGAAAATATGACTCCCCAGTTTGGTTCAGTTTTCTCTGTGAGAATTACAAGAGTCAGTTTTGGTACTGGGAGGTCATTGAGTTGACCAGGAAGGTCACACAGACTGTGATGGTTACACTGCTTGGATGGCATAACTCATTGACACAGCTCTcaaccatcgggatgtcggttCTGTTTCTGACtcttcatgctaaatacagtccaatgaaaaacaaatttgaacagaGGTTACAG tttttttctttggctgcgatatttataaatatcatgATTGTGTCTGTACGAGTGAGCTCCGAATACGGTACAGCAATATATACTGGTCTCTTTGTTCTCgatatttttatcatatttatcgtcTCAG CTGAGGCACTCCTTCTAATCATCCGATTCCTCGCTCGAAACTTTAAACGTTCTAACAGTGATTAA